In the genome of Magnolia sinica isolate HGM2019 chromosome 2, MsV1, whole genome shotgun sequence, one region contains:
- the LOC131230876 gene encoding pectinesterase 31: protein MGSAGVGRINQQSAGGGGMGSAGVGRVMSVAKDGSGEFATIQEAIDAVPLGNCRRTIISVGPGVYRQPVYVPKTKNFITLAGSRPEVTLVTWDNTATRINHHQASRLIGTGTFGCGSTIVEGEDFIAENITFENSAPQGSGQAVAIRVTADRCAFYNCRFLGWQDTLYLHYGKQYLRDCYIEGSVDFIFGNSTALLEHCHIHCKSQGFVTAQSRKSSQESTGYVFLRCVITGNGGTSYSYLGRPWGPFGRVVFAYTWMDACIKPVGWHNWDKSENERSACFYEYRCSGPGCCLSRRVTWSRELVDEEAEQFLMHYFIDPNPERPWLAQRMALKVPLSA from the exons ATGGGTAGCGCAGGGGTTGGTCGGATTAATCAACAATCAGCAGGAGGAGGAGGGATGGGTAGCGCAGGGGTTGGTCGGGTGATGAGCGTAGCTAAAGACGGGAGCGGAGAATTCGCGACGATCCAAGAAGCAATAGACGCAGTGCCGTTGGGTAACTGCCGGAGAACCATAATAAGTGTTGGACCAGGTGTCTACAGGCAACCTGTTTATGTCCCCAAGACGAAGAACTTCATCACCCTCGCTGGCTCTCGCCCTGAGGTCACCCTCGTCACCTGGGACAACACTGCCACTCGCATCAATCATCACCAG GCCTCTCGCTTAATCGGGACAGGCACCTTTGGATGCGGGAGTACCATTGTTGAAGGAGAGGACTTTATAGCCGAGAACATCACTTTTGAGAACTCTGCTCCTCAG ggTTCAGGCCAAGCTGTGGCTATCAGAGTAACTGCTGACCGCTGTGCCTTCTACAATTGCCGCTTTCTTGGATGGCAG GACACATTGTATTTACATTACGGAAAACAGTATTTGAGAGATTGTTATATCGAAGGTAGTGTGGACTTCATCTTTGGAAACAGTACTGCTCTTCTGGAACATTGCCATATTCACTGCAAGTCACAAGGATTCGTAACTGCCCAAAGTAGGAAATCCTCTCAGGAGTCAACAGGCTATGTGTTTTTAAG GTGTGTGATCACTGGGAATGGGGGGACTTCATATTCATATCTGGGGAGGCCATGGGGACCTTTTGGAAGGGTGGTTTTTGCATACACGTGGATGGATGCGTGCATTAAACCTGTTGGGTGGCATAACTGGgacaaatctgaaaatgagagaaGTGCTTGCTTTTATGAATACAG GTGTTCTGGTCCAGGTTGTTGCCTCTCAAGGAGAGTAACCTGGTCTAGGGAATTGGTAGATGAAGAAGCAGAACAGTTCCTGATGCACTATTTTATCGATCCGAATCCTGAAAGACCTTGGTTGGCCCAGAGAATGGCATTGAAAGTACCATTGTCTGCTTAA